A genome region from Streptomyces sp. SAI-135 includes the following:
- a CDS encoding MDR family MFS transporter: MTHAQIMRALSGLLLGLFCAILSSTVVTNALPRIIGDLGGGQSAYTWVVTSSLLTVTASTPLWGKLADLFSKKILVQAALVIFVLGSLIAGFAPNPATLIAARVIQGLGGGGLSALGQVVLAAMISPRERGRYSGYLGATFAVATVGGPLLGGVITDTSWLGWRWCLFVGIPFAVVALVVLQRTLNLPLTKRHVKVDWAGAYFVTAAVSTLLVWVTFADDKYDWLSWQTYTLVGISLVLTLIFLYIETKVSEPIIPLRLFRNPTIALASVASLFVGVALFAGTVFFSQYFQLARGASPTMSGVMTIPLIGGLFISSTVSGRVITRTGKWKGWLLAGGILLAAGLGLLGMLRYDTPYLYTASCMALIGLGVGMTLQNLVLCTQNQVSSHDLGAASSTVTFFRSLGGAVGVSVLGSILSSRIGQHALETIGKLSPDDQATAAKASGSGQLPDLAALPMPVRTWLEGAYGHAIGDIFLYVAPVALIAFLVTLFIKEVPLRATNGLSQDAQKERTS; the protein is encoded by the coding sequence CTCGGCGGCGGTCAGAGTGCCTACACCTGGGTCGTCACCTCGTCGCTCCTCACGGTCACCGCCTCGACGCCCTTGTGGGGCAAGCTCGCCGACCTTTTCAGCAAGAAGATTCTGGTCCAGGCGGCGCTGGTCATCTTTGTCCTCGGCTCTTTGATCGCCGGTTTCGCGCCGAACCCGGCCACGCTGATCGCCGCGCGCGTCATCCAAGGGCTGGGCGGAGGTGGCCTGTCGGCACTGGGACAGGTCGTGTTGGCCGCGATGATCTCCCCTCGTGAACGAGGGCGCTACTCGGGCTACCTGGGCGCGACCTTCGCCGTCGCCACCGTCGGCGGTCCGCTGCTCGGCGGTGTCATCACCGACACCAGCTGGCTTGGCTGGCGCTGGTGCCTGTTCGTCGGAATCCCCTTCGCAGTGGTCGCGCTGGTCGTGCTGCAGCGCACGCTGAACCTGCCGCTGACCAAGCGCCACGTGAAGGTGGACTGGGCTGGAGCGTACTTCGTCACGGCCGCCGTCAGCACGCTGCTGGTCTGGGTCACCTTCGCCGACGACAAGTACGACTGGCTGTCCTGGCAGACCTACACGCTGGTCGGCATCTCTCTCGTACTGACGCTGATCTTCCTGTACATCGAGACGAAGGTCAGCGAACCGATCATCCCCCTGCGCCTGTTCCGTAATCCGACGATCGCCCTGGCTTCCGTCGCCTCCCTGTTCGTCGGCGTTGCCCTGTTCGCCGGCACCGTCTTCTTCAGTCAGTATTTCCAGCTGGCGCGTGGCGCGTCTCCGACGATGTCGGGAGTCATGACGATTCCGCTCATCGGCGGCCTGTTCATCTCCTCGACCGTCTCCGGACGCGTCATCACCCGCACCGGCAAATGGAAGGGCTGGCTGCTGGCCGGCGGCATCCTGCTCGCCGCGGGTCTGGGCCTGCTGGGCATGCTCCGCTACGACACCCCGTACCTGTACACAGCAAGCTGCATGGCCCTGATCGGGCTCGGGGTGGGCATGACGCTCCAGAACCTTGTCCTGTGCACCCAGAATCAGGTGTCCTCTCATGACCTTGGTGCCGCGTCCTCCACTGTGACCTTCTTCCGCTCACTCGGCGGCGCGGTGGGCGTCTCGGTTCTCGGCTCGATCCTCTCCAGCCGTATCGGCCAGCATGCCCTGGAGACGATCGGCAAGCTCAGCCCTGACGACCAGGCCACCGCCGCGAAGGCTTCCGGCAGCGGCCAACTCCCCGACCTCGCCGCGCTGCCCATGCCGGTCCGTACCTGGCTCGAGGGCGCCTACGGTCATGCCATTGGCGACATCTTCCTGTACGTCGCCCCGGTCGCCCTGATCGCTTTCCTGGTCACTCTGTTCATCAAGGAGGTCCCGCTGCGTGCAACCAACGGCCTGAGCCAAGACGCACAGAAGGAGCGGACGTCCTGA